One Georgenia wutianyii DNA segment encodes these proteins:
- a CDS encoding hemolysin family protein gives MNDLVVDIALVLLFILVGGVFAASEIALVSLRDSQVRALAEKGGAGARVARLTGSSNRFLSSVQIGVTLAGFFSASFGAAQIAPQVSPALESLGMSSGAASTVAFVGTTVVISYLSLVFGELVPKRLAMQSAERFSLAVATPLDWIATIMRPVIWFLGVSTDLVMRLLGRDPTAQREEIGPEELRSMVAEHEAIGAVEREMVVDLLTVGDRGVEEIMTPRTEVSFLDADLPVDEAQARVATLEHSRYPVRGRNDDDILGFVHVRDLISPRPGVRVIGDLVRQVPFFPTGKRVLAALTDMRSLGAHIAVVVDEYGGTDGIVTLEDVVEEFVGEIHDEYDRPEPGVQVHGAVEDVAGLMGRSEVAKVLDRELPEGPFDTLAGFVVTRLGRMPAVGDTVTWDGLVLEVAALDGRRIDRIAVREVDEEVHGVAGADPGVAGPHP, from the coding sequence ATGAACGACCTCGTCGTCGACATCGCCCTCGTCCTCCTGTTCATCCTCGTCGGTGGGGTCTTCGCCGCCTCCGAGATCGCCCTCGTCTCGCTGCGCGACAGCCAGGTGCGCGCCCTCGCCGAGAAGGGCGGGGCCGGCGCGCGGGTCGCCCGGCTCACGGGGAGCTCCAACCGCTTCCTGTCCTCGGTGCAGATCGGCGTCACGCTCGCCGGGTTCTTCTCCGCCTCGTTCGGCGCGGCGCAGATCGCCCCGCAGGTCTCCCCGGCGCTCGAGTCGCTGGGCATGTCCTCGGGCGCGGCGAGCACGGTGGCCTTCGTCGGGACGACGGTGGTCATCTCCTACCTCTCGCTCGTCTTCGGCGAGCTCGTGCCCAAGCGGCTGGCGATGCAGAGCGCCGAGCGCTTCTCCCTGGCGGTGGCCACCCCGCTGGACTGGATCGCGACGATCATGCGGCCGGTCATCTGGTTCCTCGGCGTCTCGACGGACCTCGTCATGCGGCTGCTCGGCCGCGACCCCACGGCCCAGCGCGAGGAGATCGGCCCCGAGGAGCTGCGCTCGATGGTCGCCGAGCACGAGGCGATCGGGGCGGTCGAGCGCGAGATGGTCGTCGACCTGCTCACCGTCGGCGACCGCGGCGTGGAGGAGATCATGACCCCGCGCACCGAGGTGTCCTTCCTCGACGCCGACCTGCCGGTCGACGAGGCGCAGGCGCGGGTGGCCACCCTCGAGCACTCCCGCTACCCGGTCCGCGGGCGCAACGACGACGACATCCTCGGCTTCGTCCACGTCCGCGACCTCATCAGCCCGCGCCCCGGCGTGCGCGTCATCGGGGACCTCGTGCGCCAGGTGCCGTTCTTCCCCACGGGCAAGCGGGTGCTCGCCGCGCTCACCGACATGCGCTCCCTCGGCGCGCACATCGCCGTCGTCGTCGACGAGTACGGGGGCACCGACGGCATCGTCACCCTGGAGGACGTCGTCGAGGAGTTCGTCGGGGAGATCCACGACGAGTACGACAGGCCCGAGCCGGGCGTCCAGGTCCACGGCGCCGTCGAGGACGTCGCCGGGCTCATGGGCCGCTCCGAGGTCGCCAAGGTGCTCGACCGTGAGCTGCCGGAGGGACCCTTCGACACCCTCGCCGGGTTCGTCGTCACGCGCCTGGGCCGGATGCCGGCGGTGGGGGACACGGTGACGTGGGACGGCCTCGTCCTCGAGGTGGCCGCGCTCGACGGCCGCCGGATCGACCGCATCGCCGTGCGCGAGGTCGACGAGGAGGTCCACGGCGTCGCGGGGGCCGACCCGGGCGTCGCCGGACCGCACCCCTGA
- a CDS encoding AIM24 family protein: protein MPVHGTLFTDFRETTAPDPFTLQNKKLLKVQMGFGPVWAKTGSMVAYQGDVRFQNKGSGGLGRMVKSAVTGEGVSMMECTGQGELFLADGAADVQLLYLENDQLSVNGASILAFSSSIEWDIQRIQARGAAMTGGLYNVSLRGTGYVAVTTQGEPVALDVASAPTCADAQAVVLWTSGVRMDVRIDTGGLKSLVRGGTGETFQMAFGGQGYVLVQPSETVVTGGHQENRTKSSGGGLTSLFGD, encoded by the coding sequence ATGCCCGTCCACGGGACGTTGTTCACCGACTTCCGGGAGACGACCGCCCCGGACCCGTTCACCCTCCAGAACAAGAAGCTCCTCAAGGTGCAGATGGGCTTCGGGCCGGTGTGGGCCAAGACCGGCTCGATGGTCGCCTACCAGGGTGACGTGCGCTTCCAGAACAAGGGCTCCGGCGGCCTGGGCCGCATGGTGAAGTCGGCGGTGACCGGCGAGGGCGTGAGCATGATGGAGTGCACGGGGCAGGGGGAGCTCTTCCTCGCCGACGGCGCCGCCGACGTCCAGCTCCTCTACCTCGAGAACGACCAGCTCTCGGTCAACGGCGCCAGCATCCTCGCGTTCTCCTCCTCGATCGAGTGGGACATCCAGCGGATCCAGGCCCGCGGCGCCGCGATGACCGGAGGCCTGTACAACGTCTCGCTGCGCGGCACGGGCTACGTCGCCGTGACGACGCAGGGCGAGCCCGTGGCGCTCGACGTCGCGAGCGCCCCGACCTGCGCCGACGCCCAGGCGGTGGTGCTGTGGACCTCGGGCGTGCGGATGGACGTGCGGATCGACACCGGCGGCCTGAAGTCCCTCGTCCGGGGCGGGACGGGGGAGACCTTCCAGATGGCCTTCGGCGGTCAGGGCTACGTGCTCGTCCAGCCGAGCGAGACGGTGGTCACCGGCGGGCACCAGGAGAACCGGACGAAGAGCAGCGGCGGGGGCCTCACCAGCCTCTTCGGTGACTGA
- the pulA gene encoding pullulanase-type alpha-1,6-glucosidase has product MSARSAAVATLATASLLASGLAALTIPAAAEDALVVIAGDLQSELGCPADWAPDCADTALAPTGEAGRYSADLTVPAGSWEYKVAVGGSWDEAYGVDGGETNYALRLAGETDLRLTFDHTEGLLSLEVLDLDEGYTEADAALVAEPVRQPGADEQFYFVMTDRFADGDPANNTGGIAGSRLDHGFDPADKGFYHGGDLAGLHENLDYIEGLGTTAIWLTPSFKNNPVQGEDADASAGYHGYWITDFTQIDPHLGTNAELEALIADAHARGIKVYFDIITNHTADVIDYAEGQYSYVDMATSPYRDAAGEAFDPGDHAGTGTFPALDAATSFPYTPVVDPAQADVKVPAWLNDVTLYHNRGDSTWSGESVTYGDFVGLDDLMTEHPTVVEGFVEVYQDWVDLGIDGFRIDTAKHVNIEFWEEWTTEVLDYARAQGRDEFFMFGEVYDADARLLSPYVRDTDMNGVLDFAYQSAAVNYAKGLTPAGLSSLFAADAYYTTPTTSAHDLPTFLGNHDMGRVGYFLQGSGDELDRSLLAHSLMYLTRGQPVVYYGDEQGFVGQGGDKDSRQSLFASQVQQYQDEQTLHGYQIGAVDRFATDVPLYAHISDLAELRSATPALATGAQVELHAADGVYAFARVDRTEKVEHVVALNNQATDATVTFTTLTPGAGYTSLYGGHGPVTADETGAVTLTVPALDAVVLVADATVGAPAETGTMTLTPAQGGRLDGVAPVTADVADDVWAETSFAYRLVGGEDWTPLGTAEGDAPRVFHDVTDLPTGTLVEYRAVSVDAAGHRVAASTVGSVGQAVDGTTGPEAPPSDLVTVPGSHNAAMGCPGDWQPDCAAAALTLGPDGVYTGTFDVPAGSYEYKVAVGGSWEVNYGVGGVPGGDNATYTHAGGPVTFVYDPVSHYFSSTADGPIITLPGSFQSQVGCPADWQPECLATWMTDPDGDGTYEWSTTDLATGSYEVKVAHGRTWSENYGVGGVLDGANIPFSAAAGKLVSFSYELATHVLTITVEDPPLAGTGQLAAHWLDETTIAWPTSLLPAGTDPAELEWSLHHAAAGGLEVVDGAVTGADGSAPLTLVGEGLPDALAERFPHLAGHLALRVEGLTTEQVEQVLTGQVQVLQTDGVVTSAFTGVQVPGVLDDLYADAAAGRTLGVDWSDDGVPTLALWAPTAQDVELQLWTEPAGTSAAAVTGDPEVLPMTREDDGTWTVTGEPGWEDAAYRFAVTVYAPAAGEVVTNEVTDPYAVGLTENSTHSVLVDLDDPRWAPELWTDTPRPVVERPVDRTIYELHVRDFSISDETVPQELRGTYRAFTQPETAGMQHLRALADAGMNTVHLLPTFDIATIEEDPAARTEPVVPDAGPASPDQQAALSAARDLDGFNWGYDPWHFSTPEGSYATERDGGNRTAEFRAMVGGLHDAGLQVVVDKVYNHTNSSGQDEQSVLDRVVPGYYHRLNAVGNVETSTCCQNVATEHEMAEKLMVDSVLTWARDYGVDGFRFDLMGHHSRDNMLAVRDALDSLTLEDDGVDGESIYVYGEGWDFGEVAGNARFEQATQGQLGGTGIGTFSDRLRDAVRGGGPFDEDQRTVQGFGSGSFTDPNAVAEGTPEEQAARLAHQTDLVRLGLAGNLADYSFLTSAGEEQTGAELDYNGQPAGYATQPDEVVTYVDAHDNETLFDNLVLKLPVATSMADRVRMNTLSLATTALSQTPSFWHAGTDLLRSKSLDRNSYNSGDHFNRVDWSMQTNNFGVGLPPADDNGEAWDVMAPLLADPALRPAPTDIEQSAAMTQDLLELRFSTDLFRLGSAELIHEKVTFPGSGPDATPGLLVMAVDDTAGAQDVDPALDAVLTVFNASPEPVTEQVDGFAGRELALSPVQVEGADDVVRTTTWDAASGTVTVPARTVAVLVEPQEQVEPTPGEPGDPGDPTDPPADGGDPTDDPTGGPGDGGPGSGGPDSGADGADRPGAGQGPGSLPRTGVSVAVPVAVAMLLLLAGAVLVTRRRLLG; this is encoded by the coding sequence ATGTCCGCGAGATCCGCTGCCGTCGCCACACTCGCCACCGCGAGCTTGTTGGCCTCGGGGCTCGCCGCTCTCACCATCCCGGCCGCGGCCGAGGACGCCCTCGTCGTCATCGCCGGGGACCTGCAGTCGGAGCTCGGCTGCCCCGCCGACTGGGCTCCCGACTGTGCCGACACCGCCCTCGCGCCCACCGGCGAGGCCGGTCGCTACTCGGCGGACCTCACCGTCCCGGCCGGGAGCTGGGAGTACAAGGTCGCCGTCGGCGGCTCGTGGGACGAGGCGTACGGCGTCGACGGCGGGGAGACGAACTACGCCCTGCGTCTGGCCGGCGAGACGGACCTGCGCCTCACCTTCGACCACACCGAGGGTCTCCTCTCCCTCGAGGTCCTCGACCTGGACGAGGGCTACACCGAGGCCGACGCCGCCCTCGTCGCGGAGCCGGTGCGTCAGCCCGGCGCCGACGAGCAGTTCTACTTCGTCATGACCGACCGGTTCGCCGACGGCGACCCGGCCAACAACACCGGCGGCATCGCGGGCAGCCGGCTCGACCACGGCTTCGACCCCGCCGACAAGGGCTTCTACCACGGTGGTGACCTCGCCGGCCTCCACGAGAACCTCGACTACATCGAGGGCCTGGGGACGACGGCGATCTGGCTCACGCCGTCGTTCAAGAACAACCCGGTGCAGGGCGAGGATGCCGACGCCTCGGCCGGCTACCACGGCTACTGGATCACCGACTTCACCCAGATCGACCCGCACCTCGGCACGAACGCCGAGCTCGAGGCGCTCATCGCCGACGCGCACGCCCGCGGCATCAAGGTGTACTTCGACATCATCACCAACCACACCGCCGATGTCATCGACTACGCCGAGGGGCAGTACTCCTACGTCGACATGGCGACCTCCCCCTACCGGGACGCCGCCGGCGAGGCGTTCGACCCGGGCGACCACGCGGGGACCGGCACCTTCCCGGCGCTCGACGCCGCGACCTCCTTCCCCTACACCCCGGTGGTCGACCCGGCGCAGGCCGACGTCAAGGTCCCGGCGTGGCTCAACGACGTCACGCTCTACCACAACCGCGGTGACTCGACGTGGTCCGGGGAGTCGGTGACCTACGGCGACTTCGTCGGGCTCGACGACCTCATGACCGAGCACCCCACGGTCGTCGAGGGCTTCGTCGAGGTGTACCAGGACTGGGTCGACCTCGGCATCGACGGCTTCCGCATCGACACCGCCAAGCACGTGAACATCGAGTTCTGGGAGGAGTGGACCACCGAGGTCCTCGACTACGCCCGCGCCCAGGGCCGGGACGAGTTCTTCATGTTCGGCGAGGTCTACGACGCCGACGCACGCCTGCTCTCCCCGTACGTGCGCGACACCGACATGAACGGCGTGCTCGACTTCGCCTACCAGTCCGCCGCCGTCAACTACGCCAAGGGGCTCACCCCCGCCGGCCTGTCGAGCCTGTTCGCCGCCGACGCGTACTACACGACCCCGACGACGAGCGCCCACGACCTGCCGACCTTCCTCGGCAACCACGACATGGGCCGCGTCGGGTACTTCCTCCAGGGCTCCGGCGACGAGCTCGACCGCTCGCTGCTCGCCCACTCCCTCATGTACCTCACCCGCGGCCAGCCGGTCGTCTACTACGGCGACGAGCAGGGCTTCGTCGGCCAGGGCGGCGACAAGGACTCCCGCCAGTCGCTGTTCGCCAGCCAGGTACAGCAGTACCAGGACGAGCAGACGCTCCACGGCTACCAGATCGGGGCCGTGGACCGCTTCGCCACCGACGTCCCGCTCTACGCGCACATCTCCGACCTCGCCGAGCTGCGCTCGGCCACCCCGGCGCTCGCCACCGGCGCGCAGGTCGAGCTGCACGCGGCCGACGGCGTCTACGCCTTCGCCCGCGTGGACCGCACGGAGAAGGTCGAGCACGTCGTCGCCCTCAACAACCAGGCGACGGACGCGACCGTCACCTTCACCACCCTCACCCCGGGCGCCGGCTACACCTCGCTGTACGGCGGGCACGGCCCCGTGACGGCGGACGAGACCGGCGCCGTGACGCTCACCGTGCCCGCGCTCGACGCCGTCGTCCTCGTCGCCGACGCGACGGTCGGTGCACCCGCCGAGACCGGGACGATGACGCTCACGCCCGCCCAGGGCGGACGCCTCGACGGCGTCGCGCCGGTCACCGCGGACGTCGCCGACGACGTGTGGGCCGAGACCTCCTTCGCCTACCGGCTCGTCGGCGGCGAGGACTGGACGCCGCTCGGCACCGCCGAGGGCGACGCCCCGCGCGTCTTCCACGACGTCACGGACCTGCCGACCGGCACGCTCGTGGAGTACCGCGCGGTGTCGGTCGACGCCGCCGGCCACCGGGTCGCCGCCTCGACGGTCGGGTCCGTGGGCCAGGCCGTCGACGGCACGACAGGTCCCGAGGCGCCGCCCAGCGACCTCGTCACCGTCCCCGGCAGCCACAACGCCGCGATGGGGTGCCCGGGCGACTGGCAGCCCGACTGCGCCGCCGCCGCGCTCACGCTCGGTCCGGACGGCGTCTACACCGGCACCTTCGACGTCCCGGCCGGCAGCTACGAGTACAAGGTCGCCGTCGGCGGCTCGTGGGAGGTCAACTACGGCGTGGGCGGCGTGCCCGGGGGCGACAACGCCACCTACACCCACGCCGGCGGCCCGGTCACATTCGTCTACGACCCGGTGAGCCACTACTTCTCGAGCACCGCCGACGGGCCGATCATCACCCTGCCGGGCAGCTTCCAGAGCCAGGTCGGCTGCCCCGCCGACTGGCAGCCCGAGTGCCTCGCGACGTGGATGACCGACCCCGACGGCGACGGCACCTACGAGTGGTCGACCACCGACCTGGCCACCGGCAGCTACGAGGTCAAGGTCGCGCACGGGCGCACCTGGTCGGAGAACTACGGCGTGGGCGGCGTGCTCGACGGGGCGAACATCCCGTTCAGCGCCGCGGCCGGCAAGCTCGTCTCGTTCAGCTACGAGCTCGCGACGCACGTCCTCACCATCACCGTCGAGGACCCGCCGCTGGCCGGGACCGGCCAGCTCGCCGCCCACTGGCTCGACGAGACGACCATCGCCTGGCCCACCTCGCTGCTCCCGGCCGGGACAGACCCCGCCGAGCTCGAGTGGTCGCTCCACCACGCCGCCGCGGGCGGCCTGGAGGTCGTCGACGGCGCGGTCACCGGGGCCGACGGCTCCGCCCCGCTCACCCTCGTGGGGGAGGGTCTGCCCGACGCGCTGGCCGAGCGGTTCCCGCACCTCGCCGGGCACCTCGCCCTCCGGGTCGAAGGTCTCACCACCGAGCAGGTCGAGCAGGTCCTCACCGGCCAGGTGCAGGTCCTGCAGACCGACGGCGTCGTCACCAGCGCGTTCACCGGCGTCCAGGTCCCCGGCGTGCTCGACGACCTCTACGCCGACGCCGCCGCGGGCCGCACCCTCGGGGTGGACTGGTCCGACGACGGCGTTCCGACCCTCGCGCTGTGGGCGCCGACCGCCCAGGACGTCGAGCTCCAGCTGTGGACCGAGCCCGCGGGGACGTCCGCCGCCGCCGTCACCGGCGACCCCGAGGTCCTGCCGATGACCCGCGAGGACGACGGCACGTGGACCGTCACCGGCGAGCCCGGCTGGGAGGACGCCGCCTACCGTTTCGCCGTCACCGTCTACGCGCCCGCCGCCGGGGAGGTCGTGACCAACGAGGTCACCGACCCGTACGCCGTCGGGCTCACCGAGAACTCCACCCACTCGGTGCTCGTCGACCTCGACGACCCTCGCTGGGCGCCGGAGCTGTGGACCGACACCCCGCGGCCCGTCGTCGAGCGCCCGGTCGACCGGACGATCTACGAGCTCCACGTGCGGGACTTCTCGATCTCCGACGAGACCGTCCCGCAGGAGCTGCGCGGCACCTACCGCGCCTTCACCCAGCCCGAGACCGCGGGCATGCAGCACCTGCGGGCGCTGGCCGATGCGGGCATGAACACCGTCCACCTCCTGCCGACCTTCGACATCGCGACGATCGAGGAGGACCCGGCGGCGCGCACCGAGCCGGTCGTGCCCGACGCCGGGCCGGCCTCGCCGGACCAGCAGGCGGCCCTCTCCGCGGCGCGCGACCTCGACGGGTTCAACTGGGGCTACGACCCGTGGCACTTCTCCACCCCGGAGGGCTCCTACGCCACCGAGCGCGACGGCGGGAACCGCACCGCGGAGTTCCGCGCCATGGTGGGCGGCCTGCACGACGCCGGCCTCCAGGTCGTCGTCGACAAGGTCTACAACCACACGAACTCCTCCGGTCAGGACGAGCAGTCCGTCCTCGACCGAGTGGTACCCGGGTACTACCACCGGCTCAACGCCGTCGGGAACGTCGAGACCTCGACCTGCTGCCAGAACGTCGCCACCGAGCACGAGATGGCGGAGAAGCTCATGGTCGACTCCGTGCTCACCTGGGCACGGGACTACGGCGTCGACGGGTTCCGCTTCGACCTCATGGGCCACCACTCGCGCGACAACATGCTCGCCGTCCGCGACGCGCTCGACTCGCTGACCCTCGAGGACGACGGCGTGGACGGGGAGTCGATCTACGTCTACGGCGAGGGCTGGGACTTCGGTGAGGTCGCCGGGAACGCCCGCTTCGAGCAGGCCACCCAGGGCCAGCTCGGGGGCACCGGCATCGGGACGTTCTCCGACCGGCTGCGCGACGCCGTGCGCGGCGGCGGGCCCTTCGACGAGGACCAGCGCACCGTCCAGGGCTTCGGCTCCGGGTCCTTCACCGACCCCAACGCCGTCGCCGAGGGCACGCCGGAGGAGCAGGCCGCGCGTCTGGCCCACCAGACCGACCTCGTGCGGCTCGGGCTGGCCGGCAACCTCGCCGACTACTCCTTCCTCACCTCCGCCGGTGAGGAGCAGACCGGCGCCGAGCTCGACTACAACGGCCAGCCCGCGGGCTACGCCACGCAGCCGGACGAGGTCGTCACCTACGTCGACGCGCACGACAACGAGACGCTGTTCGACAACCTCGTGCTCAAGCTCCCGGTCGCCACGTCGATGGCGGACCGGGTGCGGATGAACACGCTGTCGCTCGCGACGACGGCGCTGTCCCAGACGCCGTCGTTCTGGCACGCAGGTACCGATCTGCTCCGGTCGAAGTCGCTGGACCGCAACAGCTACAACTCCGGGGACCACTTCAACCGGGTCGACTGGTCGATGCAGACGAACAACTTCGGCGTCGGCCTGCCGCCGGCGGACGACAACGGCGAGGCGTGGGACGTCATGGCGCCGCTGCTCGCGGACCCGGCGCTGCGCCCGGCACCGACGGACATCGAGCAGTCCGCGGCGATGACCCAGGACCTCCTCGAGCTGCGCTTCTCCACCGACCTGTTCCGCCTCGGCTCGGCCGAGCTCATCCACGAGAAGGTGACCTTCCCCGGGTCGGGCCCGGACGCGACGCCCGGACTGCTCGTCATGGCGGTCGACGACACGGCCGGCGCGCAGGACGTCGACCCGGCGCTCGACGCCGTCCTCACGGTCTTCAACGCCTCCCCGGAGCCCGTGACCGAGCAGGTCGACGGCTTCGCCGGGCGGGAGCTCGCGCTCTCGCCGGTGCAGGTCGAGGGCGCCGACGACGTCGTGCGCACGACGACGTGGGACGCCGCGAGCGGGACGGTGACCGTGCCGGCCCGGACCGTCGCCGTGCTCGTCGAGCCGCAGGAGCAGGTCGAGCCGACGCCCGGTGAGCCGGGTGACCCCGGTGACCCGACCGACCCGCCGGCGGACGGCGGTGACCCGACCGATGACCCGACCGGTGGTCCGGGCGACGGCGGTCCCGGCAGCGGCGGGCCCGACAGCGGGGCCGACGGGGCGGACCGTCCCGGTGCCGGGCAGGGGCCGGGGTCGCTGCCCCGGACCGGCGTGAGCGTCGCGGTCCCGGTCGCGGTCGCGATGCTCCTCCTGCTCGCCGGTGCGGTGCTCGTCACCCGCCGTCGCCTGCTCGGCTGA
- a CDS encoding NADP-dependent isocitrate dehydrogenase, translated as MAKIKVENPVVELDGDEMTRIIWQFIKDRLIHPYLDVDLKYYDLGIQHRDATDDQVTVDAAHAIQKYGVGVKCATITPDEARVEEFGLKNMWRSPNGTIRNILGGVIFREPIIIDNIPRLVPTWTKPIIIGRHAHGDQYKSQNFKVPGPGTVTITYTPDDGSQPLELEVAKFGEDGGVAMGMYNYNKSIADFARASFSYGLQRGFPVYMSTKNTILKAYDGAFKDIFAEIFETEFKEQFDAAGLTYEHRLIDDMVAAAMKWEGGYVWACKNYDGDVQSDTVAQGFGSLGLMTSVLMTPDGRTVEAEAAHGTVTRHYRQHQAGNPTSTNPIASIFAWTRGLAHRGKLDNTPEVTAFAQSLEDVVIKTVESGKMTKDLALLVGKDQEWQTTEGFLASIDENLATRLG; from the coding sequence ATGGCGAAGATCAAGGTCGAGAACCCGGTCGTCGAGCTCGACGGCGACGAGATGACGCGGATCATCTGGCAGTTCATCAAGGACCGCCTCATCCACCCGTACCTCGACGTCGACCTCAAGTACTACGACCTGGGCATCCAGCACCGCGACGCCACCGACGACCAGGTGACCGTCGACGCCGCCCACGCGATCCAGAAGTACGGCGTGGGCGTCAAGTGCGCGACCATCACCCCCGACGAGGCGCGCGTCGAGGAGTTCGGCCTGAAGAACATGTGGCGCTCCCCGAACGGGACGATCCGCAACATCCTCGGCGGCGTCATCTTCCGTGAGCCGATCATCATCGACAACATCCCGCGCCTCGTGCCGACGTGGACCAAGCCGATCATCATCGGTCGTCACGCCCACGGCGACCAGTACAAGTCGCAGAACTTCAAGGTCCCCGGCCCGGGCACCGTGACGATCACCTACACCCCCGACGACGGCAGCCAGCCCCTCGAGCTCGAGGTCGCCAAGTTCGGCGAGGACGGCGGCGTCGCGATGGGGATGTACAACTACAACAAGTCGATCGCCGACTTCGCGCGCGCCTCCTTCTCCTACGGCCTGCAGCGCGGCTTCCCGGTCTACATGTCGACGAAGAACACGATCCTCAAGGCCTACGACGGCGCCTTCAAGGACATCTTCGCCGAGATCTTCGAGACGGAGTTCAAGGAGCAGTTCGACGCCGCGGGCCTCACCTACGAGCACCGCCTCATCGACGACATGGTCGCCGCGGCCATGAAGTGGGAGGGCGGCTACGTCTGGGCCTGCAAGAACTACGACGGCGACGTCCAGTCCGACACCGTCGCCCAGGGCTTCGGCTCCCTCGGCCTCATGACCTCCGTGCTCATGACGCCGGACGGCCGCACGGTCGAGGCCGAGGCCGCGCACGGCACCGTGACCCGCCACTACCGCCAGCACCAGGCCGGCAACCCGACCTCGACGAACCCGATCGCCTCGATCTTCGCGTGGACCCGTGGCCTGGCCCACCGCGGCAAGCTCGACAACACCCCCGAGGTCACCGCCTTCGCCCAGTCCCTCGAGGACGTCGTCATCAAGACCGTCGAGTCCGGGAAGATGACGAAGGACCTGGCCCTGCTCGTCGGCAAGGACCAGGAGTGGCAGACCACCGAGGGCTTCCTCGCCTCGATCGACGAGAACCTCGCCACCCGCCTCGGCTGA
- a CDS encoding malate dehydrogenase, whose translation MTTPVNVTVTGAAGQIGYALLFRIASGQLLGPDVPVRLRLLEIPQAVKAAEGTAMELDDCAFPLLAGIDILDTPRAGFDGANIALLVGARPRSAGMERGDLLEANGGIFGPQGKAINDHAASDIRVLVVGNPANTNALIAQQHAPDVPVDRFNAMTRLDHNRALSQLAQKTGTPVSQIENLTIWGNHSATQYPDVFHATVAGRPASELVDEAWLAEDFIPTVAKRGAAIIDARGASSAASAANAAVDHVRDWVGGTGSSWTSAAIPSDGSYGVPEGLISSFPVRSANGGWEIVQGLEVNDFSRARIDASVEELAGERDAVRELGLI comes from the coding sequence ATGACCACCCCCGTCAACGTCACCGTCACGGGTGCCGCCGGCCAGATCGGCTACGCCCTGCTCTTCCGCATCGCCTCCGGCCAGCTCCTCGGGCCCGACGTGCCCGTCCGGCTGCGCCTCCTGGAGATCCCGCAGGCGGTCAAGGCCGCCGAGGGCACCGCGATGGAGCTCGACGACTGCGCCTTCCCGCTGCTCGCCGGGATCGACATCCTCGACACCCCGCGGGCCGGGTTCGACGGTGCGAACATCGCGCTGCTGGTCGGCGCCCGCCCGCGCTCGGCCGGCATGGAGCGCGGTGACCTCCTCGAGGCCAACGGCGGGATCTTCGGCCCGCAGGGCAAGGCGATCAACGACCACGCGGCGTCCGACATCCGCGTGCTCGTCGTCGGCAACCCGGCCAACACCAACGCGCTCATCGCCCAGCAGCACGCGCCGGACGTCCCGGTCGACCGCTTCAACGCGATGACCCGCCTGGACCACAACCGGGCGCTCAGCCAGCTCGCGCAGAAGACCGGGACCCCGGTGAGCCAGATCGAGAACCTCACGATCTGGGGCAACCACTCGGCTACGCAGTACCCGGACGTCTTCCACGCCACCGTGGCCGGCCGTCCGGCGAGCGAGCTCGTCGACGAGGCCTGGCTGGCCGAGGACTTCATCCCGACCGTGGCCAAGCGCGGCGCCGCCATCATCGACGCTCGTGGGGCGTCCTCGGCGGCGTCCGCGGCCAACGCTGCCGTCGACCACGTCCGCGACTGGGTGGGCGGCACCGGCAGCTCGTGGACCTCGGCGGCCATCCCGTCCGACGGCTCCTACGGCGTGCCCGAGGGCCTCATCTCCTCCTTCCCCGTGCGCTCGGCGAACGGTGGGTGGGAGATCGTCCAGGGCCTGGAGGTCAACGACTTCTCCCGGGCGCGCATCGACGCGTCCGTGGAGGAGCTCGCCGGCGAGCGTGACGCCGTGCGGGAGCTCGGCCTCATCTGA